The Deltaproteobacteria bacterium DNA segment AAGGCGTGGCGGGGGGCGCGGCGGTGATCGGCCCGCGCGTCGGGGCGGGCTGCTACGAGGTGGACGAGCCGGTCGTGGCGGCGCTGGCGCGGCGCTTCGCGGGCGCGCTCGACGCGGCGCTCGTGCCGGTGCGCGCCGGCCACTGGCAGCTCGACCTGGCGGCGCTCGCGCGCGTGGACCTGGTGCGCGCCGGCCTCGCGGCGGACCGCGTCCGCGCGCTCGCGAACGCCTGCACCTCGTGCGACGAGCGGCGTTTCCACAGCTACCGGCGTGACGGTCCGGGCTCCGGCCGGCTCTTCCACTGGATCGCCGCGCGCGGCGCAGGCCCGGACATCGGCCTTGACACGCCAATCGGGCCGGCATAGGCTGCTCGTCGCTCGCTCCCGACGCGCTCCGCGCCGTCTCCCCCGCCCAGGTCCGTCGTGCTGGCCAGTCGTACCGGTCGGCCGTGTCTGCCAGGCGCCCGGCGATCAGCGCTCAACCTCCGGGAGCGACGTTCCGAACGAAAGAGGGAAGCCAGACCCTTCGGACCTCCACGTACCGCCAAGCGTCGTGCATGGCCGCCAGGCCCGACGCCGGTCCCGGCCGGACGCCGGTTCCGAGAGATGGAACGTCGCCGGCCGCTCCGGATCGCGCCCTCCACGCCCGGTGAGCCACCCGGCGCACGAATCCGCGAGTCCATCGCGAG contains these protein-coding regions:
- a CDS encoding polyphenol oxidase family protein, producing MSAGTPAAGWLTHPLLGAAAAHGFGTRGCRPPAALLRARQVHGTRVVVLRRGGPPPADPGEADALVSERASLPIGVVTADCLPILVATPAGRVAAVHAGWRGLAAGVIGEALAALASLAPEGVAGGAAVIGPRVGAGCYEVDEPVVAALARRFAGALDAALVPVRAGHWQLDLAALARVDLVRAGLAADRVRALANACTSCDERRFHSYRRDGPGSGRLFHWIAARGAGPDIGLDTPIGPA